One stretch of Candidatus Zixiibacteriota bacterium DNA includes these proteins:
- a CDS encoding PilZ domain-containing protein, with the protein MNEKRIINRKRLNYYVTVRDRITNQPLGRVVDISDSGIRLFGENQVKLDEVLQLSIELPKEYEMSRQLLFDASGVWNTLDMNPEFPGFYDTGLEFVNISAPDKQLLESLIREYTHRPA; encoded by the coding sequence ATGAACGAAAAGCGGATCATAAATCGAAAACGCTTGAATTACTACGTTACCGTTCGAGATAGGATAACCAATCAACCTCTGGGTCGAGTGGTGGATATTTCCGACTCCGGGATTCGGTTGTTCGGTGAAAATCAGGTTAAACTTGATGAAGTACTCCAGTTATCGATCGAACTCCCGAAGGAATATGAAATGAGTCGCCAGCTATTATTTGACGCCTCCGGAGTATGGAATACCCTTGACATGAATCCGGAGTTTCCGGGATTCTATGACACCGGGCTAGAGTTTGTTAATATCTCGGCACCTGACAAACAGCTTCTGGAGAGCTTGATCCGCGAATACACGCATCGCCCAGCTTAG